DNA sequence from the Manihot esculenta cultivar AM560-2 chromosome 11, M.esculenta_v8, whole genome shotgun sequence genome:
ACatgtatgtatatgtgtgtgttTCATTTAGTTACCATGTACTTATTTGAATAAGCAAGTAATTAATATCTGAACCATAATGAAAGAAAAGGCTCAAAGGGAAGCTTTAGAGCCTATCTGCTTTTCTTTTTCAGGGTTTTGCAGGAAAGTATATATGTCTGCAGAAACTAGaagatatgatgatgatgatgagattttcttttctttttcttgtttgtTTTTGGTAGGTATGGGAAGGTGTTCAAGTCTCACATATTTGGAAGTCCTACTATAGTATCAACAGATGCAGAAGTGAGCAAATTTATACTACAAAGTGATGCAAAGATCTTTGTTCCTTCTTACCCGAAATCTCTCACAGAGTTGATGGGAAAATCCTCCATTTTGCTCATCAATGGTAGCTTACAGAAGAGAATACATGGCCTTGTAGGCGCCTTCTTCAAGTCCGCTCATCTCAAAGTTCAAATCACCAGAGACATGCAAGTTTATGTTCAAGAATCAATGCAGAAATGGAACGATCACCACCCAGTATACATACAAGACGAAACCAAGAATGTTAGTGCtcaccttctctctctctctgtgacTCAGTTTTGTTTTCTTCTGTTTGTGCTGTTTTAGCAGAGAGTGAATTCGATTCTTGGAGTTTGAAACCCATTTTTTCTGAGATGAATTCCCTTTTCTTTATTTCTGGGGAGAAGAGTTCAGTTCCATTTTGGACATGAGAAAAAACAAAAGTTGTCATCTTTCTTAAACCTATCtctgtcttcttcttcttctaagtTTTCACATGTTCCATGAAAAAGTACTGCTGAAGAGAGCTTCAATGGACATGTAGAATCTCTTTGCTTTGCCTTTGTCTCTCACTGTAGTGAAAGGAATCATTGATGTTTGAATTTTATCTCTGGCTTCTACTTAAGTTAGAAATGATTTTGCTGGAAAGTAGTGGAGTTATGGGGTTCATAATAATTTTGCATGAAATCATTTTGTCTTCAACATAATTATTTCTTACAGCTTCTTTCTAAAAGTTACTAAGAAATACACTTCCTTTTGTCTCCAGATTGCCTTTCAAGTCTTAGTCAAGGCATTGATCAGCTTGGATCCTGGTGAAGAAATGGAGTCACTGAAGAAGCAGttccaagaatttatctctgGTCTCATGTCTCTACCCATCAATATCCCTGGAACTCAACTTTATCGCTCTTTACAGGCAagacaattaaattttaaaaaaaaaactgttcaTGTCTCtttgaaaaattttcaattcacTAATTATTGCTAATTAAGCCTTATTAACTACAAGCCATATCTAGATAAATAAACTTTCTATAATTGGTTTCAGGCCAAGAAGAGAATGGTGAAGTTGGTGCAGAAAATTATTCAATCTAAAAgggatcatcatcatcatcatcatcatcaagatGGTGGAAGCTCAACAGCAGCTAAAGATGTGGTGGATATTCTGCTTAATGATGCAAGTGAACAATTCACCCATGAACTAATAGCAGATAACATAATTGATATGATGATTCCTGGGGAGGATTCTGTTCCAGTTCTTATGACTCTAGCCATCAAATACCTTTCAGATTGCCCTGCTGCCTTGCAACAATTAACAGtaagttaaataatttttctctcttctttcgtTTCAGTCTACTCGATCAATTAAAGGCTAAAATAATTCTAGctagttaattattattatacttaattaattagtcAAAATTAAGATGTGGGTAGTCGGCTATCTAGCTAAAGATCTTTTTGActagtttaaatttataaattaattaattttttttattattgtaatcATGTCATTTTCATTCTTCTTATCCTTCCAGCTGAAAAATTTTCCTTTGCACCTGAATAGTTGCATTCATAGGTCTCGTAGACACAAGTGGGATACTGAAATAAGCATATCTTCTAGGGTTTTGCCCACACTACTCTTGTACTTATGGTTATGGCCAATTCATGTCCTCATTACAGGAAAAAACAAACATGTTCCCATCCCATTAAAATACTCTTCCTTCTATTTTTATTAgagaattatatataaaaatttaaatgaaaataaaataattttatctttatgTTAGGGTTTAAATTGGTGGAAACGTATGGACATAGGACTCAAAACTATAGTATTTTTAGGgtcaatttcattaatttgttaGGTGAGATATCAATGTCTTTGTGCATTGATCCACGTGTGAGTTGTAACTTTCAATTAGggctttttgttttttgttcATTTCCTAATTTTCTtggttgtttttttttcttatatagaTTTGTCTTTGTCTTAATTCTCTAATTTGAAAACAATTCCATTCAGGATGAGAACATGAAATTGAAAAATCTCAAAGCTCAGCTTGGGGAGCCACTAAGTTGGACTGATTACTTATCACTACCATTTACACAGAAGGTAAAAACCAATAATCAATCAAGCaagtaaattatatatttagcattaaaataattaattaataattttttttttccttttatttgaaAAGGTGATCACAGAAACTTTAAGAATGGGAAACATTATAGTTGGGGTAATGAGAAAGGCCATGAAGGATGTAGAGATCAAAGGGTATTTGATTCCAAAAGGATGGTGTGCTTTTGCATATTTTAGATCAATTCATCTTGATGGAAATCACTATGATTGGCCTTATCAGTTCAATCCATGGAGGTGGCAAGTAAGAAATcattctctctttttatttttattttcaacacGATTAAAGTTGAATTACGATAACAACgaatatttattctatttataagaataaaacactcgatttcaaaattatttatttttataagcaTCTAAGTTGAAGTTGTGGAGAGATTCACAGGACAAAGACACAAGCAATAGCAACTTCACTCCATTTGGAGGTGGACAGAGATTATGTCCTGGTCTTGACTTGGCTAGGCTGGAAGCTTCCATCTTCTTACACCACTTAGTTACACAATTTAGGTAATTAATTTCTCTCACTCAACTGCTGATTGATTAGCTAATTTTGctgtttatttatatataatattttatctatgaaataattcataattttttttaataagcaataattcataattatttaGAAGAGTTGTCATCCACTGAACCCTTAGATTTCCCCCTtcactttataaaaaaaagagcCAAGACAAGATAAAATCATGACATTGCATCCAACTTTCTGCCATTTTTACATGGCTTCATTTCTTTCCTTAGTTGCTTCCAACAAAACCAAACCCTCCTTTGCAAATTTACCACAAGCAATTACAGCTgatgaatatttattttatttttaatagaattatcCTTTTGCTTAAACAAATAGTTAATTATTGTATAAACTTTAAATACAttgcatattattattattaatattttatttattttaccatATGAGTAATATGAAATTGATTTGAGCTCATCAACATCAATCAATCAGTCAATCTTCAATCATCTAGCTATATAACTACTCATGGTTGGCTCAAAGCATTACAAATTAAAACCAAATCTGCAGAGGTCACTTCATATATATTTAGCCATTATTTCTACTATGAATCTAGCCCTACCTAAGAGATTTGACTACATTTCACCACTATGAGCCATTCAACTTATGGGTCCCTAACCATtaatctagagtttttttttttttttaaactatagctttagttgaaatttaaaattttgaaatgttacattttaaaaaaaaattaatattaatgagTTACGACTCccttttcaaaaattatttcaaaaattaa
Encoded proteins:
- the LOC110626427 gene encoding 3-epi-6-deoxocathasterone 23-monooxygenase CYP90D1 isoform X1, with translation MDNLLWIVLAILLSSIILYKNRNIRSSKYKTPLPLGNLGWPFLGETLDFISCAYSDRPETFMDKRRRMYGKVFKSHIFGSPTIVSTDAEVSKFILQSDAKIFVPSYPKSLTELMGKSSILLINGSLQKRIHGLVGAFFKSAHLKVQITRDMQVYVQESMQKWNDHHPVYIQDETKNIAFQVLVKALISLDPGEEMESLKKQFQEFISGLMSLPINIPGTQLYRSLQAKKRMVKLVQKIIQSKRDHHHHHHHQDGGSSTAAKDVVDILLNDASEQFTHELIADNIIDMMIPGEDSVPVLMTLAIKYLSDCPAALQQLTDENMKLKNLKAQLGEPLSWTDYLSLPFTQKVITETLRMGNIIVGVMRKAMKDVEIKGYLIPKGWCAFAYFRSIHLDGNHYDWPYQFNPWRWQLWRDSQDKDTSNSNFTPFGGGQRLCPGLDLARLEASIFLHHLVTQFSWVAEEDAIVNFPTVRMKRRMPIWVKRREINNINKDP
- the LOC110626427 gene encoding 3-epi-6-deoxocathasterone 23-monooxygenase CYP90D1 isoform X2; its protein translation is MDNLLWIVLAILLSSIILYKNRNIRSSKYKTPLPLGNLGWPFLGETLDFISCAYSDRPETFMDKRRRMYGKVFKSHIFGSPTIVSTDAEVSKFILQSDAKIFVPSYPKSLTELMGKSSILLINGSLQKRIHGLVGAFFKSAHLKVQITRDMQVYVQESMQKWNDHHPVYIQDETKNIAFQVLVKALISLDPGEEMESLKKQFQEFISGLMSLPINIPGTQLYRSLQAKKRMVKLVQKIIQSKRDHHHHHHHQDGGSSTAAKDVVDILLNDASEQFTHELIADNIIDMMIPGEDSVPVLMTLAIKYLSDCPAALQQLTDENMKLKNLKAQLGEPLSWTDYLSLPFTQKVITETLRMGNIIVGVMRKAMKDVEIKGYLIPKGWCAFAYFRSIHLDGNHYDWPYQFNPWRWQDKDTSNSNFTPFGGGQRLCPGLDLARLEASIFLHHLVTQFSWVAEEDAIVNFPTVRMKRRMPIWVKRREINNINKDP